In a single window of the Saccharothrix australiensis genome:
- a CDS encoding aromatic amino acid ammonia-lyase gives MTTITPHTATDAPVDLGAPLRAVDLHRAAAPLPVLVSPAVRDRVERGREYLRTVSADDDRPVYGVKTGFGALIAFAGRAEDADQCDNTLAHLGAGQGPDLPADVVRAALLVRTWSLAQGVSGVSAHVVDGLAAMFATTFAPAVPRHGSVGASGDLIPLAYAAQALRGRGHAYVDGERAPAAEALRRTGLGPLALDGRDALALVNGTSVTTAATALALDRVRAAHRAAQDLTCLLVDLLGADPGFLDPRLISAYGHPGATAVADRMRAALAGVVPSGERPLQEPYSIRCAPQLLGAAEDALRYVDGVVSADLAGVSDNPLFFPADDVVAHGGNFFGQPAAFAADVLALVTASLGNLVERQLDLLVDPARNTGLPPMLAAGPGRQHGLQGVQLATTAFVAEIRRAAAPASTQSLPTNLHNQDVVPFGTQAALRACEVAELLRLLCGSLALGLRQAVHVGGRRPTAPRCAALLDALADAIRPVDPDRPLDADVRLAADLVTGGRR, from the coding sequence GTGACCACGATCACCCCACACACCGCGACCGACGCACCCGTGGACCTCGGCGCGCCGCTGCGCGCGGTCGACCTCCACCGCGCGGCGGCGCCGCTGCCGGTGCTCGTCAGCCCAGCCGTGCGGGACCGCGTCGAGCGCGGGCGCGAGTACCTGCGCACCGTGAGCGCCGACGACGACCGGCCCGTCTACGGCGTCAAGACCGGGTTCGGCGCGCTCATCGCCTTCGCCGGGCGCGCCGAGGACGCCGACCAGTGCGACAACACCCTCGCACACCTCGGGGCCGGGCAGGGGCCCGACCTGCCCGCCGACGTCGTCCGCGCCGCGCTGCTGGTGCGGACGTGGTCGCTCGCGCAGGGCGTCTCCGGCGTCTCCGCGCACGTCGTCGACGGCCTCGCCGCGATGTTCGCGACCACGTTCGCCCCGGCGGTGCCGCGCCACGGCTCGGTCGGCGCGAGCGGCGACCTCATCCCGCTCGCCTACGCGGCCCAGGCGCTGCGCGGCCGCGGCCACGCCTACGTCGACGGCGAGCGCGCGCCCGCGGCGGAGGCGTTGCGCCGCACCGGGCTCGGCCCGCTCGCCCTCGACGGCCGCGACGCGCTGGCGCTGGTCAACGGCACGTCGGTGACGACCGCAGCCACCGCCCTCGCGCTGGACCGGGTCCGCGCCGCGCACCGCGCCGCCCAGGACCTCACCTGCCTGCTCGTCGACCTCCTCGGGGCCGACCCCGGTTTCCTCGACCCCCGGCTGATCTCCGCGTACGGCCACCCCGGCGCGACCGCCGTCGCCGACCGGATGCGCGCCGCCCTGGCGGGTGTCGTCCCGAGCGGCGAACGACCCCTCCAGGAGCCCTACAGCATCCGGTGCGCGCCGCAGCTGCTCGGCGCGGCCGAGGACGCGCTGCGCTACGTCGACGGCGTCGTGTCCGCCGACCTGGCCGGCGTCAGCGACAACCCGCTGTTCTTCCCGGCGGACGACGTCGTCGCGCACGGCGGCAACTTCTTCGGCCAGCCGGCCGCGTTCGCCGCCGACGTGCTCGCGCTGGTCACCGCGTCGCTGGGCAACCTCGTGGAGCGGCAGCTCGACCTGCTGGTCGACCCGGCGCGCAACACCGGCCTGCCGCCGATGCTGGCCGCCGGCCCCGGCCGCCAGCACGGGCTCCAGGGCGTGCAGCTCGCCACGACCGCGTTCGTCGCCGAGATCCGCCGCGCCGCCGCGCCCGCCAGCACCCAGAGCCTGCCGACCAACCTGCACAACCAGGACGTCGTGCCGTTCGGCACCCAGGCCGCGCTGCGCGCCTGCGAGGTGGCCGAGCTGCTGCGCCTGCTGTGCGGGTCACTCGCGCTCGGCCTGCGCCAGGCCGTCCACGTGGGCGGCAGGCGTCCCACGGCGCCCCGCTGCGCCGCGCTGCTCGACGCCCTCGCCGACGCGATCCGGCCCGTCGACCCCGACCGCCCGCTCGACGCCGACGTGCGCCTCGCCGCCGACCTGGTCACCGGTGGCCGCCGGTGA
- a CDS encoding NAD(P)-binding domain-containing protein has product MAHDYLIIGAGPAGLQLAALFQRDGRDYAVLERGAGPGTFFTRYPRHRTLISINKVHTGDADPERRLRADWNSLLSDDTGPRFTRYSDRYFPAADDLVRYLADFAAAGGVRAHYGTEVVRISRDGSGFAAVDGDGRTWRAARLVVATGVSRLHVPPIPGIEHAERYDTVDTDPTSFTDQRVLVIGKGNSAFETADALLEHAAVIHVAGPHSVKLAWQTHFVGHLRAVNANFLDTYQLKTGNAVLDGTVERVEPRPGGGFRVLFRYARAVESSRELEYDRVIACTGFRFDASVFDEGCRPALVIDDRFPEQTSAFESTTVPGLYFAGTLTQQRDFKKSTNGFIHGFRYGVRALHRILAARHHDEPWPATDLPASPEAVADAVVARVNRSSGLWQQFSVLGDVVTVAGGGARYAEEVPVAYLADGGLGPAGHRFVTTLEYGPDHDRVDPFDVSVPRVAENDAANAARASYLHPVVRHYRDGALAATHHLAENLENHWDLPPVHQQPLATFVEECLAGA; this is encoded by the coding sequence ATGGCGCACGACTACCTGATCATCGGGGCCGGTCCCGCCGGCCTCCAGCTCGCCGCCCTGTTCCAACGCGACGGTCGCGACTACGCCGTCCTGGAACGCGGGGCCGGTCCGGGCACCTTCTTCACCCGCTACCCCAGGCACCGCACGCTGATCTCCATCAACAAGGTGCACACCGGTGACGCCGACCCGGAGCGGCGGCTGCGCGCGGACTGGAACTCCCTGCTGTCCGACGACACCGGCCCGCGGTTCACCCGCTACAGCGACCGGTACTTCCCGGCCGCCGACGACCTGGTCCGCTACCTGGCCGACTTCGCCGCGGCCGGCGGCGTGCGGGCCCACTACGGGACCGAGGTGGTGCGGATCTCCCGCGACGGCAGCGGTTTCGCCGCCGTCGACGGCGACGGGCGGACGTGGCGCGCCGCGCGGCTGGTCGTGGCGACCGGCGTCTCGCGGTTGCACGTGCCGCCGATACCGGGCATCGAGCACGCCGAGCGCTACGACACCGTCGACACCGACCCGACGTCCTTCACCGACCAGCGGGTCCTGGTCATCGGCAAGGGCAACTCGGCGTTCGAGACGGCCGACGCGCTCCTCGAACACGCGGCGGTGATCCACGTGGCCGGGCCGCACTCGGTGAAGTTGGCCTGGCAGACGCACTTCGTCGGCCACCTGCGCGCGGTCAACGCCAACTTCCTGGACACCTACCAGCTCAAGACGGGCAACGCGGTCCTGGACGGCACGGTCGAGCGCGTCGAGCCCCGGCCCGGCGGCGGGTTCCGGGTGCTGTTCCGCTACGCGCGCGCGGTGGAGTCGTCGCGGGAGCTGGAGTACGACCGGGTCATCGCGTGCACCGGGTTCCGGTTCGACGCCTCGGTGTTCGACGAGGGCTGCCGCCCGGCGCTGGTGATCGACGACCGGTTCCCCGAGCAGACGTCCGCGTTCGAGTCCACCACGGTGCCCGGCCTGTACTTCGCGGGCACGCTCACGCAGCAGCGCGACTTCAAGAAGTCGACGAACGGGTTCATCCACGGCTTCCGCTACGGCGTCCGCGCCCTGCACCGGATCCTCGCCGCGCGCCACCACGACGAGCCGTGGCCGGCGACCGACCTGCCCGCGTCGCCGGAGGCGGTCGCCGACGCCGTGGTCGCGCGGGTGAACCGGTCTTCCGGGCTGTGGCAGCAGTTCTCGGTGCTCGGCGACGTGGTGACGGTGGCCGGCGGCGGCGCGCGGTACGCGGAGGAGGTGCCGGTGGCCTACCTCGCCGACGGCGGGCTGGGCCCGGCCGGGCACCGGTTCGTCACGACGCTGGAGTACGGGCCGGACCACGACCGCGTGGACCCGTTCGACGTCTCGGTGCCGAGGGTCGCCGAGAACGACGCCGCGAACGCCGCGCGGGCGAGCTACCTGCACCCGGTGGTGCGCCACTACCGGGACGGCGCGCTCGCCGCGACCCACCACCTGGCGGAGAACCTGGAGAACCACTGGGACCTGCCGCCGGTGCACCAGCAGCCGCTCGCGACCTTCGTGGAGGAATGCCTTGCGGGCGCGTGA
- a CDS encoding class I adenylate-forming enzyme family protein, with protein MRAREAGPFPRAVLDALDAAADRPVFEHGTRLVTGAAMLDLVARVAAGLRAEGLGPGDGVALLLGVHPEAFATILAAHAVGARVVGVRPGLPDAQVRHLLGLDVAAVVTDSGTAHVPRADTARAPRALTVDALRAAHPGTGPLRLAGRPADVARLIHTSGSTGTPKACAQTYAALTAGWAARPGAWPPAIRDLAPRLRRHLVFGTLSSQVMFEYAVLAIAAGGTAVVADDPALPGAITRHRATGSVITVPRLAKLVAAQRRDPADLSTLRALVVSGSPLTPDRHREALEVLGPVVFHGYGQTETGMISMATPADPPGSVGVPPPAVAVEVRDARGAPVPPGVDGELFVRTPAQAVAYWADPERSAEVFADGWVRTRDLGRRDAEGRLHLTGRTRDVVIVNANLHYAGPIERVLAEHPDVAEAYVVAVPDDDTGEAVHAFVVPTAGRPPDPAALRALVTARLGAACAPARVTAIAEPPLAPSGKPDKRLLSTPHVRRKP; from the coding sequence TTGCGGGCGCGTGAGGCCGGGCCGTTCCCGCGCGCGGTGCTCGACGCGCTCGACGCCGCCGCCGACCGGCCGGTGTTCGAGCACGGCACGCGCCTGGTCACCGGCGCGGCGATGCTCGACCTCGTCGCGCGGGTCGCCGCCGGGCTGCGGGCGGAGGGCCTGGGTCCGGGTGACGGCGTCGCCCTGCTGCTCGGCGTCCACCCGGAGGCGTTCGCCACGATCCTCGCCGCCCACGCCGTGGGCGCGAGGGTGGTGGGCGTGCGGCCGGGGCTGCCCGACGCGCAGGTCCGGCACCTGCTGGGACTGGACGTCGCCGCGGTCGTCACCGACTCCGGCACCGCGCACGTCCCGCGCGCCGACACCGCGCGCGCACCGCGCGCCCTCACCGTCGACGCGCTGCGCGCGGCACACCCCGGCACCGGTCCCCTGCGACTGGCCGGACGGCCGGCGGACGTCGCCCGGCTGATCCACACCAGCGGCAGCACGGGCACGCCCAAGGCGTGCGCGCAGACCTACGCCGCGCTGACGGCCGGGTGGGCCGCGCGACCGGGTGCGTGGCCGCCCGCGATCCGCGACCTGGCGCCCCGGCTCCGCCGCCACCTGGTGTTCGGGACGCTGTCGAGCCAGGTGATGTTCGAGTACGCCGTGCTGGCCATCGCCGCGGGCGGCACGGCGGTCGTCGCCGACGACCCCGCGCTGCCCGGCGCGATCACCCGCCACCGCGCGACCGGCAGCGTGATCACCGTGCCGCGCCTGGCGAAGCTCGTGGCGGCCCAGCGCCGCGACCCGGCCGACCTGTCGACGCTGCGCGCGCTGGTGGTGTCCGGTTCGCCGCTGACGCCCGACCGGCACCGCGAGGCGCTGGAGGTGCTCGGGCCGGTGGTGTTCCACGGCTACGGCCAGACCGAGACCGGCATGATCTCGATGGCCACGCCCGCCGACCCGCCGGGCTCGGTCGGCGTCCCGCCGCCCGCCGTGGCCGTCGAGGTCCGCGACGCGCGCGGCGCGCCGGTCCCGCCGGGCGTCGACGGCGAGCTGTTCGTCCGCACGCCCGCGCAGGCCGTCGCGTACTGGGCGGACCCGGAGCGGTCGGCCGAGGTGTTCGCGGACGGCTGGGTGCGCACCCGCGACCTGGGCCGCCGCGACGCCGAGGGCCGCCTGCACCTGACCGGCCGCACGCGCGACGTCGTCATCGTCAACGCGAACCTGCACTACGCGGGCCCCATCGAGCGCGTCCTCGCCGAGCACCCCGACGTCGCCGAGGCGTACGTGGTCGCCGTGCCCGACGACGACACCGGCGAGGCGGTGCACGCGTTCGTGGTGCCGACCGCCGGCCGCCCGCCGGACCCGGCGGCCCTGCGCGCGCTGGTGACCGCCCGGCTGGGCGCGGCGTGCGCGCCGGCGCGGGTCACCGCGATCGCCGAACCGCCGCTCGCGCCGAGCGGCAAACCCGACAAGCGCCTGCTGTCCACCCCGCACGTGAGGAGAAAGCCGTGA
- a CDS encoding NAD(P)-binding domain-containing protein — MITEVSTECLVIGAGPAGLQASYLLSRAGRDHLVLEAGDAPGAFFTRFPRHRTLISSNKPNTGWDDPELNLRVDWNSLLSDDPSLLFTRYTPRYFPAADDMVRYLGDFAAKNDLPIRFGARVVSVTRPDDFVLRDQHGVTYRARRLVVATGVSRMHVPPIDGVELAERYDEVSVDPADFTGQRVLIVGRGNSAFETADNLIETAAVIHVAGPGSLKLAWRTHFVGHLRAVNNNFLDTYQLKSQNAVLDGRIAGIRRDGDGYLVRVAFARVAERVKEIRYDRVILATGFRFDASIFAPECRPELTIDDRFPHQTAAWESVNVPDLFFAGTITQARDFKKSTSGFIHGFRYGVRALHCVLEHRYHGVPWPNRELEPTPDAVADAVVERVNRTSALWQLFSFLADAVLVGPDGTTRYAEEVPLDHLHEAVARGDFGDVDSYLAVTLEYGEGHDRVDPFDITAGRVSQEDTAGLDGRYLHPVVRHYRGGVLVGEHHLTENLENEWDSEEVHRAPLRAFLRARLARTTAVAP; from the coding sequence GTGATCACCGAGGTTTCGACGGAGTGCCTCGTCATCGGCGCCGGCCCGGCCGGGTTGCAGGCGTCTTACCTGCTCTCCCGCGCCGGGCGGGACCACCTGGTGCTGGAGGCGGGCGACGCGCCCGGCGCGTTCTTCACCCGGTTCCCCCGGCACCGCACGCTGATCTCCAGCAACAAGCCCAACACCGGCTGGGACGACCCGGAGCTGAACCTGCGGGTCGACTGGAACTCGCTGCTGTCGGACGACCCGTCGCTGCTGTTCACCCGCTACACGCCGCGCTACTTCCCGGCCGCCGACGACATGGTGCGCTACCTGGGCGACTTCGCGGCGAAGAACGACCTGCCCATCCGGTTCGGCGCCAGGGTCGTGTCGGTGACCCGACCGGACGACTTCGTGCTGCGCGACCAGCACGGCGTCACCTACCGGGCGCGGCGGCTCGTGGTCGCCACCGGGGTGTCCCGGATGCACGTGCCGCCGATCGACGGGGTGGAGCTGGCCGAGCGGTACGACGAGGTGTCGGTCGACCCGGCCGACTTCACCGGGCAGCGGGTGCTGATCGTCGGTCGGGGCAACTCGGCGTTCGAGACCGCCGACAACCTCATCGAGACCGCGGCGGTCATCCACGTCGCCGGCCCCGGCTCGCTGAAGCTGGCGTGGCGCACGCACTTCGTCGGGCACCTGCGCGCGGTGAACAACAACTTCCTCGACACCTACCAGCTCAAGTCGCAGAACGCCGTGCTGGACGGGCGGATCGCGGGCATCCGGCGCGACGGCGACGGCTACCTGGTGCGGGTCGCCTTCGCGCGGGTCGCGGAGCGGGTGAAGGAGATCCGCTACGACCGGGTGATCCTCGCGACCGGGTTCCGGTTCGACGCGTCGATCTTCGCGCCCGAGTGCCGCCCGGAGCTGACCATCGACGACCGCTTCCCGCACCAGACCGCGGCGTGGGAGTCGGTGAACGTGCCCGACCTGTTCTTCGCGGGCACCATCACGCAGGCCAGGGACTTCAAGAAGTCGACCAGCGGGTTCATCCACGGCTTCCGGTACGGGGTGCGGGCGCTGCACTGCGTCCTCGAACACCGCTACCACGGCGTGCCCTGGCCGAACCGGGAGCTGGAGCCCACCCCGGACGCGGTGGCCGACGCGGTCGTCGAGCGGGTGAACCGCACCTCGGCGCTGTGGCAGCTGTTCTCCTTCCTGGCGGACGCCGTGCTCGTCGGCCCGGACGGGACCACCCGCTACGCCGAGGAGGTGCCGCTGGACCACCTGCACGAGGCGGTGGCGCGGGGCGACTTCGGCGACGTCGACTCCTACCTGGCGGTGACGCTGGAGTACGGCGAGGGCCACGACCGGGTCGACCCGTTCGACATCACGGCCGGCCGGGTGTCCCAGGAGGACACCGCCGGGCTCGACGGCCGCTACCTGCACCCGGTGGTGCGGCACTACCGGGGCGGCGTGCTCGTCGGCGAGCACCACCTGACCGAGAACCTGGAGAACGAGTGGGACAGCGAAGAGGTGCACCGCGCGCCGCTGCGGGCTTTCCTGCGCGCCCGGCTCGCGCGGACCACCGCGGTGGCCCCGTGA
- a CDS encoding alpha-hydroxy acid oxidase: MSAGLAGHRVTTAGAGPADRRGTTGTGPADRHRTTAGAVLAELRERARAVLDPAHYDYFAGGVGDEVVLGGNEAAFRRLALLPRVLRGAPTRDLSVDLPGGRLAAPVLVAPTAFHRLAHPEGESATARAVAAARTVLVSGVASTVAIADVVAAARSVDPDAAVWFQLYPQPDDEVTACLVRRAERAGCTALVVTADSPVLGRHRRDAEHGFHDLPAGLAAENMRDLPGAAPGALRDIAMSPAVSWAHLDRLRASTSLPLWLKGVLHPRDAVLAVEHGVSGVVVSNHGGRQCDVVPAAVEALPAVVDAVAGRVPVVLDGGVRCGGDVAVALALGAAAVGVGRPVLWGLAAAGEAGVARVLDVLRDEVDHLLALCGGRDLADLTRDQVVARSAGVCARCG; this comes from the coding sequence GTGAGCGCCGGACTCGCGGGCCACCGCGTGACCACCGCCGGCGCCGGGCCCGCCGACCGCCGCGGGACCACCGGCACCGGACCCGCCGACCGCCACCGGACCACCGCCGGCGCCGTTCTCGCGGAGCTGCGCGAGCGGGCCCGCGCGGTGCTCGACCCGGCGCACTACGACTACTTCGCGGGCGGGGTCGGCGACGAGGTGGTGCTCGGCGGGAACGAGGCGGCCTTCCGGCGGCTCGCCCTGCTGCCGAGGGTGCTGCGCGGCGCGCCGACCCGCGACCTCTCCGTCGACCTGCCCGGCGGTCGCCTGGCCGCGCCGGTGCTGGTCGCGCCGACCGCGTTCCACCGGCTCGCGCACCCCGAGGGCGAGTCGGCGACGGCGCGTGCGGTCGCGGCGGCGCGGACGGTGCTGGTCTCCGGGGTGGCGTCGACGGTGGCGATCGCCGACGTGGTGGCCGCGGCGCGGTCGGTCGACCCGGACGCGGCGGTGTGGTTCCAGCTCTACCCGCAGCCCGACGACGAGGTGACGGCGTGCCTGGTGCGGCGGGCCGAGCGCGCGGGCTGCACCGCCCTGGTGGTGACCGCCGACTCTCCGGTGCTCGGGCGGCACCGGCGGGACGCCGAGCACGGCTTCCACGACCTGCCCGCCGGGCTCGCGGCGGAGAACATGCGGGACCTGCCCGGCGCCGCGCCGGGCGCCCTCCGGGACATCGCGATGTCGCCCGCGGTGTCCTGGGCGCACCTGGACCGGCTGCGGGCGTCGACGTCGCTCCCGCTGTGGCTCAAGGGGGTGCTGCACCCGCGCGACGCGGTGCTCGCGGTCGAGCACGGCGTGTCCGGTGTCGTCGTGTCCAACCACGGCGGCCGGCAGTGCGACGTGGTGCCCGCGGCCGTCGAGGCGCTGCCCGCGGTGGTCGACGCGGTCGCGGGCCGGGTGCCGGTGGTGCTCGACGGCGGCGTGCGGTGCGGCGGCGATGTCGCGGTGGCGCTGGCGCTCGGCGCGGCGGCGGTGGGCGTCGGCAGACCGGTGTTGTGGGGCCTGGCCGCCGCCGGGGAGGCCGGGGTGGCGCGGGTGCTCGACGTGCTGCGCGACGAGGTCGACCACCTCCTCGCGCTGTGCGGCGGGCGCGACCTGGCCGACCTGACCCGCGACCAGGTCGTCGCCCGGAGCGCGGGGGTGTGCGCGCGATGTGGCTGA